One genomic segment of Anaerolineae bacterium includes these proteins:
- a CDS encoding ribonuclease J, translating into MTEGLLRIVPLGGVGEIGKNMMVMEYADDVIVIDAGLMFPESDMLGVDLIIPDIEYLLERRDRIRGLILTHGHEDHIGALPYLLPQLEVPIYAPRLTRGLVEVKLREHRLLRQADLHTISEDDVLQLGIFTVEFFHVCHSFPDTLGVVVRTPMGTVVHATDYKFDPNPVDGRPTDEAKLSRLGDEGVLLLLSDSTNVEISGYTPSEQELGETLERLFAEAPGRIIVATFASNLSRVRQVFDISRRYGRRIGVVGRSMLNNVRMAIELGYLDLQGDELLTTEEMNSLPARQVTIICTGSQGEPTSALVRMALGEHRQIAIRPGDTVVLSARPVPGNETMVHRTIDNLFRQGADVCYQELLDVHVSGHGSQEDHRMMLRLTRPRFFVPIHGEYRHLVLHGRLAASLGIPKENIFVIESGQALELGPDSCRLGERVTRGHVFVDGLSIGDLSQVVLRDRHHLARDGFVVAIIALDETTGQMVAPPEILTRGFVYAQEEADFIEMAKAQIERALENGYSQAAITARIREILAELCYEETHRRPMVLPVVLTV; encoded by the coding sequence GTGACGGAGGGCCTGTTGCGAATCGTGCCCCTGGGTGGGGTGGGTGAGATCGGCAAGAACATGATGGTCATGGAATACGCTGACGACGTGATCGTGATTGATGCCGGCCTCATGTTCCCAGAAAGCGATATGCTGGGCGTGGACCTGATTATCCCGGACATCGAGTACCTGTTGGAACGACGCGATCGTATTCGGGGGTTGATCCTGACCCACGGCCACGAGGACCATATCGGCGCGCTGCCTTATCTCCTCCCGCAGCTCGAAGTGCCGATCTACGCCCCCCGGCTCACTCGCGGCCTGGTCGAGGTGAAACTGCGAGAGCATCGTCTGCTGCGCCAAGCGGACCTCCACACCATCAGCGAGGATGACGTGCTTCAGCTAGGCATCTTTACCGTGGAATTTTTCCACGTGTGCCATAGCTTCCCTGACACTTTAGGCGTGGTCGTGCGAACGCCCATGGGCACAGTCGTACATGCCACTGACTACAAGTTCGATCCCAATCCGGTGGATGGACGGCCCACCGATGAGGCCAAACTGTCCCGGCTGGGGGACGAGGGTGTATTGTTGCTGCTCTCTGATTCCACCAATGTTGAGATCAGCGGCTACACCCCGTCTGAGCAGGAGCTAGGAGAGACGCTCGAGCGGCTGTTCGCCGAGGCTCCCGGCCGCATCATCGTGGCCACTTTCGCCTCTAACCTCTCGCGTGTGCGCCAGGTGTTTGATATCTCCCGCCGATATGGGCGGCGCATTGGAGTGGTGGGACGCAGTATGCTCAACAACGTGCGCATGGCTATCGAGCTGGGCTATCTCGATCTGCAGGGAGATGAGCTGCTGACCACTGAGGAGATGAACAGCCTGCCCGCTCGTCAGGTCACTATCATCTGCACTGGCAGCCAGGGTGAGCCGACCTCGGCATTGGTACGGATGGCGCTAGGTGAGCATCGGCAGATCGCCATTCGGCCCGGTGACACGGTGGTGCTCTCCGCCAGACCGGTGCCCGGCAATGAGACGATGGTGCACCGCACGATAGACAATCTGTTCCGACAGGGCGCGGACGTCTGTTACCAGGAGCTTCTAGACGTGCACGTGTCGGGACATGGCAGCCAAGAGGATCATCGGATGATGCTGCGCCTGACGCGGCCGCGCTTTTTCGTCCCAATCCACGGCGAGTATCGGCATTTGGTGCTGCACGGTCGGCTGGCCGCGTCGCTGGGGATCCCAAAGGAGAACATCTTCGTTATCGAGAGCGGGCAAGCACTAGAGTTGGGGCCGGATTCGTGTCGTTTGGGCGAACGTGTGACGAGGGGGCATGTCTTTGTGGACGGCCTAAGCATTGGCGATCTCAGCCAAGTGGTCTTGCGGGATCGTCATCATCTAGCGCGGGATGGCTTCGTGGTGGCGATCATCGCCCTGGATGAGACGACCGGCCAAATGGTAGCGCCACCGGAGATCCTCACGAGGGGTTTTGTCTACGCGCAGGAAGAGGCGGATTTCATCGAGATGGCCAAGGCGCAAATCGAGCGTGCTCTGGAAAACGGCTATTCACAGGCAGCGATCACCGCTAGGATCCGCGAGATCCTGGCCGAGCTGTGCTACGAGGAAACGCATCGCCGGCCAATGGTCCTGCCTGTGGTGCTGACCGTATAA